AATTTATCTGTATATTTTTCTATAATTCCATTCATCTCAGCTGCAATACCGTTGACTACACCTGATAAAATACTACTATTGGTACTGTCTCCAATTAGTGGTACAGATGCTACAGGTTCTACTAAAGGAAGCTTTGCAGTATAGTCATGGAGTGCTTTACAACGCATCTTCATGCCCGGGGAGATACCTCCTCCAAGATACTGTGCTTCTGATGTAATAAAGTCATAGGTAATGCAAGTTCCCATGTCAATGACCAAACAATGGTCATGAGGGAAAAATACTTTAGCTCCAACAACGGCTGCTAGCCTGTCTAAGCCAAGTGTTTTAGGTGTGCTGTATTGGTTTGTGATAGGAACATATGTCTCATGGGTAAATTCCAAAGTGCGGCATTGTTGACTCAGCTTCTGAAGTAACTGTTCTTTAGAAGCTCCGACATTAGAAATAATCACCCGTTGGGGACTGTGTTCTTCAATGAATAGTAAAACATCCTTCTCTTCAAGCTGACTTTTGGATAGCACTAACTGGTTGCCATCAAATAAGCCTACCTTTCCAAAGGTGTTTCCGAAGTCAATAACTGCGTTGAAATTTGGTTGAGATAGTTCCATAATTCCCCTCTATACACCACGAACTATATCGTACATAGATAAATGGTGAAACATTGAGCATCAAAGGTTTTAACATTATTAACTTTTAATGATGTGATATCACGAAACCATGAAACCACAAGTTTCAACCTATTGATTTAAAGGTTGATGTAAACTAATCTGTCACCTTCAGTAACGCTAGAAATCATTGGGGTTACAGGTTCTGCTCTATGTCCCGGTTTTAAGATAAATAGAGGTAATATCTTGTCGTTTTCTTCTAGAACTTGTTGGAATTCTTCCATCGAATTGACATCCTTTTCCATGATTTTTGGTCTCTTTCGGAATATTTGTGTAATCCCGATAAAATCATAGGTAGCATTGAAAAGCAGGTTAGGAGGCAAAGTCTCTTTATCTACTTTCAATTCTCTTTCGGAAGGTAGTCTGAATACGTTTTTATCACCAATCTCTTGTCCAATGATTTTGTTGGCAAGGATATTAATATCTGTATTGGAAGTTGTCGAAAGTAGTTGTCCAAACTGAGAGAAGTCTACTTTTTCGAGTGCTTCATCACTTAGTAAACTGCCTTCGTATACAGGTAATAACATGTTTTTTGCTTCTCTGATATTGTATACAGAGGTATCGCCAAGCATGACTGAAATACCTTTAGATCTTAGGTATCTTGCCATAAAACGGGCTGCTTCGTTTGCACCAAGAAACAGGATGCCATTTGGCTCTGACCTTCCTACTCCCAAAAATTTCACAAGTGGTTTAGCCGTCAGTCCTTGCTGGATTACTGTACCCACAATGGTCATAAAGGTCAGTGGCAAAAGCATGGCTGCCTCGGCAGATTGCTCTGGAGAAAGTATGCCCAATTCAGGAGAAGAAAGCTTAACTGAGAAAATGGAAGCTACACCGGCAGCTACAATACCTCTAGGGCATATATAGGCAATGAATAGCCTTTCACGCCAATTGAGGGTAGAGCCGATGGTACTCAAGAATACAACTAGAGGTCGCAGGACAAAGATGATAACAAGGAATAGTAATAAGCTTCTGTAGTCCAGTAGCATGGCAAGGTCATCTACATTGGTACGAGATGAAAGCATGACAAATAAGAAGGATATCAGAATGATGGATACATCTTCTTTAAAACTCAGAATATGTTTAATCTGTTCCATCTTCAGGTTACCTAGTATCATTCCGAGTACGGTAACGGCAAGTAGTCCTGATTCAGCACTAATTGTATCAGAAACAGCAAAGGTCAGAATTACGATCCCCAACATGACAGTATTTCGCAGGTAATGGGGAACAAGGTTTCGTTTGAGGATGATGTAAGTGAGCCATGCGAAGATTCCGCCTGTTACAAGCCCCGCCAAAATGATCATCAAAAAACCTTTTAAGGCAAAAATGGTAAAGTGCTCATTAGACTGACCTGTAATGATAAATTCATAAATCAAGATAGCTACCAAGGCACCAACTGGATCAATAAGAATACCTTCCCACTTGAGTATTGTGTTGATGTTATTATTGGCACGTACATTCCTAAGAATGGGGCCGATAACGGTTGGACCACTTACAATGATGAGTGCGCCAAAAAGAAAGGATATTTGGTAGCTGAAGCCCATGATCCAGTGTACAGCAAACCCTCCGCCAAGCAATGTGATGACGGTTCCAAAAAAGATCAGGTTCCGGACGGTATTAGCCAAGGTTCTGATTTCTTTAAACTTGAGGGTCAAACCTCCCTCAAAAAGAATAAGTCCTACAGAAATACTGACTACATCAAACAAAAGGTCTTGATGGAAAATCTTGTCACCATCAATAAACTTATGTCCATTGGCGGTCAAGAAAGTCGAGATGGGACCTACAAGCAGTCCTATAATGATCAAGGGAAGGATGGCAGGGATCTTAATCCTCCACGATAACCATTGGGCAAAAAATCCCAGAACCAAGATTCCAGCGGCTTCAATCATAATCGTATTTGTGGTCTCTATCTGTTAGTTGTCAGTCTCGGTATATTATAAAAATTCACAGCACGGCTGACAGTCTATATTTTGTAAGTTGATTGTCTGGCTAAAAGCATTGAAAAGTACAATAATGATAAGTGCTTTTAGACAGATAATGTTGCTGAAAGGTTTGTGTTTTTCTAAGTGAAAATAACCTGTGCCAGCCGAAATTCTGCATAAAATACAAAAATTAATACAAGGAATGTAATTTAATAGTGCAGTTATTTAGTAAAACCATTTCTACAGTACGGTTATGAAGATATTGTGATTTCTGCCTTTGTCATCGCTACATGAAATCTTGACTTTTCCTTTCGGCGGGTTGAAAAAGACATTTTCTTCTGAAGGAGACTTTTTGTAGAACTGGTCATTGATATACCAGTATACCCAGTCCACATCATTAGCTGCCTGACAACTGAGTAATAACTCAGTGGCTTCATCCCCAATTAGGTATTCCCGATTTTCTAAAGGCGAAGTGATCTTTGGTGGATTATCCTTGACTATAGCTTTACAAGCTGGATTGTGCATTGGGATCCTTTTGTAAGGAATGTCTTTCTCTTCAAAATATGTAACCAATGCAGGGTTGATATTAGGGTAAAGAAGCTTTTTATAGCCTGCAGAAGGTAAGCATTGGGAGCAGTAGCTGATTGAGGAATCATCTGATACAAAAACATACCTTTGGTGAGTACACTTGATATTGTCAGAAACTTGGGGGATGTAAAAATCATTAATCAAGTGTTGACATGTGCGTTCTGGCACTCGTCCTGTCTCGGAACAGACCAATCGTTCTTCTAGGTTGTCAGGCATCTGGAACCAACCCTTTTCTGAGTTATAATCAATGGTGTTGAAAAGTCTGAATAGTAATGGTGTTGCGACATGGGCTCCAGTCAATTCTCGAGAGCCTGTCCCGTCAAAGTTACCAACCCATACCCCGATTGTATATTTCTTATTAAACCCAATACTCCAAGCATCCTTTCTACCATAAGAGGTTCCAGTTTTCCAAGCCACTTTAGGCAAGTTTACACTGTTTAAATAGGCGTTAGGCAAATCTGGTCGATCAGGTTCCTGAAGAATGTCTGATATCATATATGAGGCTGCATCAGAAAGAACTGATGCGGTTGAGCTAACTGTATCCAATTGAGTGTAACGAAGGGGGGCATATAATCCTTTATTTGCCATGCTACAATACAACCCTGCTAACTCTTCAAGACTTACACCACAGCCTCCAAGCGCTAATGATAGTCCAAGTTTGTATTCTTGCTTGGCTATGTTGTTGAATCCAGCTCTCTTTAAAGAAGCGATTAAATTGTTGACGCCAATTTTATCCAATGCTTGTACAGCTGGAATATTAAGTGATTTTGCCAACGCATCCGTGACGGTAAGTTTGCCATGAAACTTCTCATCAAAGTTTTGGGGAATGTAGGTGCCGAACACACTGGGAACGTCAAGCATAATCCTATTTGGCGTTAACACACCCATGTCAAATGCTAAACCATAGACCAATGGCTTAAGTGTACTTCCTGGAGAACGGACAGCCTGAATACCGTCTACTTGTCCACTGTGCCTATCGCTGTAAAAGTCTGGTGAACCTACGTAAGCGACAACATTTCGTGTTGCATTTTCTACGATGATCACAGAGGCATTGTAAATACCATATTGTTGTTGCCTACTAATGTATTGGGCTGTCAGGTGAGAAGCCCGTTGTTGAAGCTCAGTATCAATATGAGTGAGGATACGATCTGTATGGATTTGGTATCTCAACCGAGTTCCCAAGTGAGGGATGATGCGTTTAAGGGATCGTCGATAAGCGATCAAGGGTTCAGTATAAGCATCTTCAATCAAGGTGTTTTCGAAAAGATCATCTTGCTGAAAGATCTTAAGCCATTTATTTCTAGCTCTGACAATGGCTGTGTTGTCTTTGCCTAATGCCAATGATGTAGGGCGGTTGGGGATAATTGAAAGTACTGTAGCTTGAGAAAGACTTAACTGGTCAGGTTGTTTACCAAGATATAACATGGATGCAGCCTTTACGCCTTCAATGTTACCCCCATAAGGAACGAGGTTAAGGTATAGCTCAAGTATTTCATCTTTACTGAACTGGAGTTCCAGCTGCAATGCCCTAAATGCTTCAACAAGTTTATTTACATAGGTACGAGGTTTGGGATCTAACAACCTTGCAACTTGCATGGTGATCGTCGAAGCTCCAGAGGTTGTATGTCCTGTAAGGATGTTTTTGATAAAGGCTCTGGAAATAGCAAAAGGATTAATGCCTAAATGGTAATAAAAGTATTTGTCTTCTTTATGGACGATGGCCTTCTGAAGTGTTTCTGATACCTCGTTGAGTTCAACCCTCATTCGCCATTTGTCATCCTTACTTAAAAAAGCATCAATAACATCTCCCTGATCCGAAAGAATTACTTGTGAGTAAGGAATTTTTGGTTGGAACGGGAAGATGAAATGCAGTAATAACAAGATGCATGTGCAGATAAAAAAACTTTTTCCAGCAATAGTACAGCCTTTCAAAATCTTTGAGCGAAACTCTCTGGTGTTCTTGATTATGTTCAATGTTTAGGCGTAAATTAATGTTTACCATTTTACCTTAATCAGGTGCACGTAAATTTATATTATACTACACTGATAGTAAAATAATCAGTTATATTTTCCTTTTACGGAGAATCATTTTTTAGCCTCGCCATATTTAGGAATAGTACAAGATCGATTTTCAACATACCAGCATATAATAATGTTGAAAATAACCTCCGCAACCAGGTAGCTCAGACCTCTATGTGTTTATAACTTATAACGAATCAGATACTATGAATTCCAATACCCAAATGTTCTCCCATTTTACCAAAGTTCATTTGATATACAGGGCCATTTTGGCCTTGATGTTTATTTTAGCTTCACTTGGCTATGCCAATTCACAATCAGTAAATGAAGAGATATACAAGATTCCTATTGAAGACAGCAAAGGGGAGGATTATAGAATAATCTCATTAGGAGAAAAAGGGGTTTTGGTCGTGCTTAACAGTGCGGACTATTCTAAGGGGAAATCAGCCTTACATATTTCTTATCTGGATTCTACTTTGACCGAAAGGTGGAGTCATGTACAAGAGATCTCATCAGAGACTATTGTGATGGATTATGATATTGATGGAAATGATGTATATGTTTTACTGAAAGTGAAAGGTAGGGAGTATGAAATATTGAAAGTAGATGTAGTATCCAGACAAATAGACAAGAAACCATACGATAACCTAGAGGAAATAGAAATTACCCATTTTAAGACTGCTCAAGGTAAATGCTTTCTGGGAGGGACAACTGATAAAAACCCTTTAGCAATATGTTATGATTTTCAGTCAGGGAACTCACAAATCTTGCAATCCATCAATCAGCTTAAAGTAACGTTGGTTACGTTGGATGTTTTTGCTGAGGAAGAAACAGTGGTGTTGGTGCTGAAAGGACCAAATACAGGGAAGTTCAAAGGGCTTTACATTAACGCATATGATTTTAGTGGGAGGTTACGTTACAATTATTTCGAGTTACCAAACCCTAATTATAACCTGATAACCTTCCGTCCTTATTTTGGAAGTAATGGAAGGTTGATAATGCTTGGTACTTATAGTCTTCGAAATGATAATTTGGCACAAGGTGTGTATTCAATGGTGTTGAACAAAGGTGTAGAGGAAGCATTCAGGTTTTATGACTTTGGTTACTTCAAACATTTTTACAACTACCTGCCTGAGAAGAAACGGGAAGATATGGTTGTCAGGATTCAGGATAAAAGAGATAAAGATAAGATTCACTTATTAAGACACCGTTTGTTTGTGCATGATTTAGAAGTGACGGATAATCAAGTTGTGTTTGTCGCAGAAGAAGCATCTTTTATCTACCCTAGGCAAAGTAATATTCTTTTACGTGGAGGTGGGGAAGGTACAGATTGGGTTGGTGATGGATACCAGTCAATGAAATACTTTGTGCAAGACCATGACAACCTATTGATCAATAAAGGAGAGCATGTACCAAGTGGTTTGGTCAATGCGAAGGTAGAAGAAGGAAAAACCTTTCCAATTCAATTTCGTTATAAACATGCTTTCGCATGTGGGTTTGATAAGGACGGACAACTGAAGTGGGATAACAGCTTTTCAATGAATCATACCAATATGGATTTGCCAATTGAGATGGTCCAAGTTTATGCCGATACAGATGAGGTTTACTTTATCAAACCTGACCGAGACAATATTCATTACAAAGTGTCAGGCAGAATGGAGTATGATGAGCAAAATCTTGTGATGCCAATGAAGGACAACCGTCCTGAACAACGGATAGTTTACTTCGATCACGGAGGGGTACAACCTTGGTTTAATAAAAACTTTTTGTTCTCAGGGATTCGATATTCGGAACATGCTTTAAATGATGGGGGAGAGGAGAAGGTGTTCTTTATCAAGAAGTTATCATTCTTGGATGAAAAACTTTCTGAATAAATTCCAAATTATTTTAAACAAGACTTACTTCTTTTCAAATAAACCTATACATTTGCTGCGTAAATCTGACACTTATTATTCAGAAGCCTTAATTTTATCACTTTTTTAACAAATCAAAAAAAGTACTATGGCATACATCGAACCGGCTCCGATTAAGGATAAAGAGAATCCGTTTGAGTCCATGATGGAACGCTTCAACATCGCAGCTGAGAAGCTAGGCTTAGACAAGGAAACCTACGAAGTGTTGAAAAGTCCAGCAAAGCAAGTGATTGTATCACTGCCTATTACAATGGATGACGGACGCAAAGAAGTGTTTGAAGGATACCGTGTGATCCACTCTAACACGCTTGGCCCATCTAAAGGTGGTATCCGTTTTGATCCAGAAGTAAACTTGGACGAAGTAAAAGCACTTGCAGCTTGGATGACGTGGAAATGTGCAGTTGTGGATATCCCTTACGGAGGTGCAAAAGGCGGCGTTAAATGCGAGCCTTGGAAGATGTCACAAGGAGAACTGGAAAGACTTACAAGAGCTTATACAGTTAAGATGAACGATATCTTTGGTCCTGATCTTGATATTCCTGCGCCAGACATGGGGACTAACCCTCAGGTGATGGCTTGGATTATGGATGAGTATTCAAAGGCACAGGGCAAGACAATCAATGCCGTAGTAACAGGCAAGCCGCTTGTACTGGGTGGTTCATTGGGTAGAGTGGAAGCTACAGGTCGTGGCGTAATGGTTTCGACACTGGTAGCGCTTGAAAAACTCAAAATCAACCCTACACATGCAACTTGTGCTGTACAGGGATTCGGTAACGTAGGTAGCAATGCTGCTTTGTTGCTTGAAGAACGTGGCTTGAAAATTCTTGGAATCAGTGACCACACTGGTGGTTATTGGAATGACAATGGAATTGATGTTAAGGAAGCTATTGCGTACAGAAATGAAAACGGCTCACTGGAAGGGTTCACAGGTGGAGAGGCAATCTCTAACGAAGAACTGTTGACAGGAAAAGTAGATGTTTTGGTACCTGCAGCGAAGGAGGACGTAATTACTTACCACAATGCAAACAGAATCCAAGCGAAGCTGATTGTAGAAGGTGCTAATGGTCCAACTGGAGCTAAAGCGGATAACATTATTAATGAAAGAGGGACTATTGTAGTGCCAGACATTCTTGCTAACGCTGGTGGTGTGACGGTGTCATACTTTGAGTGGGTACAGAACCGTTTGGGTTACAAATGGACAAAAGAGCGTGTAAACCGCAGAAGTGACAGGATTATGAAGGACGCTTTTGAGCGTGTTTATAAGGCTTCAATAGATTATGATGTTTCGTTGAGAATTGCTTCATACATCGTGGCAATTGAAAAAGTAGCCGAAACTTATAAGCTGAGAGGTGGTTATTAATAGAATTTCATAATTCTTGTAAATACAATTGAAAGATTTAGTGCTTTTCTTGTTCTTTTTTTTGAACAGTGGAAAGTGCTAAATCTTTTTTTATTTAATAAATTTGCGATCGAATTGTATTCTGTTGACTTGAAAGCTATTATTGTAAGCTTTATCAAGTAGTGATTAGAACATAAAAAGGGAAATGAGGTGTTTCTCACTAAGTGAAACCCATTCATAAGAAGTTTTAATATCAATTATTTAATAAGATGACTATACACAGAGAAGGCTACAAGATGCTGCTGGTTTTGGTGACGCTCCTTACAGTTGTCAACGTTGCCATGAGACAGGTGATGCCTGAAATGACTATTCTAAATGACGTCGTACTGGCAGTTAGTGTGGTGTTTTTCTTGCTGATTCTTCAGTTCTTTAGAAACCCGATTATCAGAACTGCAGTAAACCCTAATCAAATTATCTCCTCAGTTGATGGTAAAGTAGTAGTGATTGAGGAAGTGGAAGAGACTGAATATTTCAAAGACAAACGTCTACAGATTTCGGTGTTTATGTCACCGCTTAATGTACACGTAAACCGTAACCCAGTTTCAGGTATTGTAAAGTACTTCAAGTACCACCCAGGTAAATACTTAGTAGCTTGGCACCCTAAGTCAAGTACTGAAAACGAAAGAACAACAGTGGTAATTGAAAATGAGGCAGGGGTAGAAGTACTTTTCCGCCAGATTGCAGGCGCATTGGCAAAAAGAATTCGTTGGTACATCAAAGAAGGAGATCAGGTAGAACAAGGAAAAGAGTTTGGGTTTATCAAGTTCGGTTCCAGAGTTGATATCTTTTTACCTCTGAATGCAGATGTAAAGGTTAAAATTGGAGATAAGACAAAAGGAGGAAAAACTGTTTTGGCTGAATTAAGCTAATAAAATAAGTTACCATCTTTGTAAATACAGGAAAAGCGGTACTGGAATTCATCCAGTGCCGCTTTTGTTTTTTAATGGCTTTTAATGAAGTTGGCAAAAACATCAGAAAAAAAATCAATCCTAGGGCTTTTTAGAGCAACATAAATATGGAGTATAACTTTGATGAGGTCATTAGCCGAGAAGAAACAGATACAGTAAAGTATGGACTTAGGGAAAAGCTATTCGGAAGCAAGGATGTAATTCCAATGTGGGTAGCTGATATGGACTTTAGAGTTCCGAAAGAAGTGCAAGATGCTTTAAAGGCAAGAGTTGAACACCCTATTTTTGGCTATACCATACAGTCAGAGCGCTGTTGGGAGTCGGTGGTAAACTGGCTTGAAAGACGTCATAACTGGAAGGTAGACCAAAAAGAGTTGGTATTCAGTCCTGGAATAGTTCCAGCACTTTCATTACTGGTTCATGCTTTTACAAAACCGGAAGACAAAGTATTGGTTTTCTCACCAGTTTATACACCATTTTTTGAAGCTATAAAAGGGAATGGCAGAAAGGTAGTTCCTCATCATCTGCAAGAAGTTGAAGGGAAATATACAATAGATTTTTCGGTACTGGAAGAGCAATTATCACAAGGTGTCAAGGTGATGATCGTTTGCAACCCCCATAACCCTTCAGGTAGAATGTGGACAAAACCGGAGTTACAGCGACTTGTTGAACTAGGGAAGAAATATGATACTTTGATCGTGTCGGATGAAATACATGCTGACTTAGTTTTGTGGGGGAATAAACACACTCCAATGGCTACTGTTTCTGAAGAAGCAGCCAATCGGGTTATTACATGCATGGCACCAAGTAAGACCTTTAACTTGGCAGGGCTGAATGCATCTTACCTGGTTTTTAAGAATGAGACTTTACAGAAACAATATAGGAGTGTAGCGGGTACTTTGCATTTGGACTTTGGAGGAACTATGGGGACAGAAGCCATGATAGCAGCTTATACATATGGTGAGGAATGGTTAGAGCAATTGCTTCCTTATTTAGAGCGTAATATCTCTTTAGTAGTCAATTTCATTAAAGAACATATACCAGAAATCAAGCCTATGGTACCTGATGCAACTTACCTGTTATGGCTTGACTGCCGTGCTTTAGGTTTAGATGATGTTTCCTTAAAGCAGTTTATGGTAGAAGAAGCAGGTATCGGATTGAATGAGGGAAGGCTTTTTGGGGAAGGTGGAAAAGGATGGCAGCGAATGAATCTTGCTTGTCCTAAAAGCATTGTGGAAAAGGCAATGGCACAACTGAAAGTTGCAGTGGAAAAGCGAAGGATAGTAAGCCAGTAATTCTAATCAATAGATTAAAATGCACTTATGGGTAGTTAACAAGCCAAGTCAGTAAACTAGGTGCTGATTGTGGTGGAGTTACCTGCCCATTAACTTTTTATGAATAACCAGATTATGGTGTCGAGAGAAGGATAATAGAAGATTATTCTGAATATCTTGTCCACTGATTTATGATTGTCAAATGCTCAACTAGTGTCTGCTTAGGAAACCAAAAAGGAACTTTTGGAATTTTAAGTATAGACAATGTGTTGAAAAATAGGATTATAGACTAAGGTTTTTTGCATTTATCAGTCGAGTAGTAAAGGTGATCTTAGAGGT
This portion of the Limibacter armeniacum genome encodes:
- a CDS encoding type III pantothenate kinase, giving the protein MELSQPNFNAVIDFGNTFGKVGLFDGNQLVLSKSQLEEKDVLLFIEEHSPQRVIISNVGASKEQLLQKLSQQCRTLEFTHETYVPITNQYSTPKTLGLDRLAAVVGAKVFFPHDHCLVIDMGTCITYDFITSEAQYLGGGISPGMKMRCKALHDYTAKLPLVEPVASVPLIGDSTNSSILSGVVNGIAAEMNGIIEKYTDKFESIRVLLCGGDANFFESSLKPHIFANRDLVLHGLSRILQANEEDI
- a CDS encoding cation:proton antiporter, giving the protein MIEAAGILVLGFFAQWLSWRIKIPAILPLIIIGLLVGPISTFLTANGHKFIDGDKIFHQDLLFDVVSISVGLILFEGGLTLKFKEIRTLANTVRNLIFFGTVITLLGGGFAVHWIMGFSYQISFLFGALIIVSGPTVIGPILRNVRANNNINTILKWEGILIDPVGALVAILIYEFIITGQSNEHFTIFALKGFLMIILAGLVTGGIFAWLTYIILKRNLVPHYLRNTVMLGIVILTFAVSDTISAESGLLAVTVLGMILGNLKMEQIKHILSFKEDVSIILISFLFVMLSSRTNVDDLAMLLDYRSLLLFLVIIFVLRPLVVFLSTIGSTLNWRERLFIAYICPRGIVAAGVASIFSVKLSSPELGILSPEQSAEAAMLLPLTFMTIVGTVIQQGLTAKPLVKFLGVGRSEPNGILFLGANEAARFMARYLRSKGISVMLGDTSVYNIREAKNMLLPVYEGSLLSDEALEKVDFSQFGQLLSTTSNTDINILANKIIGQEIGDKNVFRLPSERELKVDKETLPPNLLFNATYDFIGITQIFRKRPKIMEKDVNSMEEFQQVLEENDKILPLFILKPGHRAEPVTPMISSVTEGDRLVYINL
- the pbpC gene encoding penicillin-binding protein 1C, which codes for MLLLHFIFPFQPKIPYSQVILSDQGDVIDAFLSKDDKWRMRVELNEVSETLQKAIVHKEDKYFYYHLGINPFAISRAFIKNILTGHTTSGASTITMQVARLLDPKPRTYVNKLVEAFRALQLELQFSKDEILELYLNLVPYGGNIEGVKAASMLYLGKQPDQLSLSQATVLSIIPNRPTSLALGKDNTAIVRARNKWLKIFQQDDLFENTLIEDAYTEPLIAYRRSLKRIIPHLGTRLRYQIHTDRILTHIDTELQQRASHLTAQYISRQQQYGIYNASVIIVENATRNVVAYVGSPDFYSDRHSGQVDGIQAVRSPGSTLKPLVYGLAFDMGVLTPNRIMLDVPSVFGTYIPQNFDEKFHGKLTVTDALAKSLNIPAVQALDKIGVNNLIASLKRAGFNNIAKQEYKLGLSLALGGCGVSLEELAGLYCSMANKGLYAPLRYTQLDTVSSTASVLSDAASYMISDILQEPDRPDLPNAYLNSVNLPKVAWKTGTSYGRKDAWSIGFNKKYTIGVWVGNFDGTGSRELTGAHVATPLLFRLFNTIDYNSEKGWFQMPDNLEERLVCSETGRVPERTCQHLINDFYIPQVSDNIKCTHQRYVFVSDDSSISYCSQCLPSAGYKKLLYPNINPALVTYFEEKDIPYKRIPMHNPACKAIVKDNPPKITSPLENREYLIGDEATELLLSCQAANDVDWVYWYINDQFYKKSPSEENVFFNPPKGKVKISCSDDKGRNHNIFITVL
- a CDS encoding Glu/Leu/Phe/Val family dehydrogenase; this encodes MAYIEPAPIKDKENPFESMMERFNIAAEKLGLDKETYEVLKSPAKQVIVSLPITMDDGRKEVFEGYRVIHSNTLGPSKGGIRFDPEVNLDEVKALAAWMTWKCAVVDIPYGGAKGGVKCEPWKMSQGELERLTRAYTVKMNDIFGPDLDIPAPDMGTNPQVMAWIMDEYSKAQGKTINAVVTGKPLVLGGSLGRVEATGRGVMVSTLVALEKLKINPTHATCAVQGFGNVGSNAALLLEERGLKILGISDHTGGYWNDNGIDVKEAIAYRNENGSLEGFTGGEAISNEELLTGKVDVLVPAAKEDVITYHNANRIQAKLIVEGANGPTGAKADNIINERGTIVVPDILANAGGVTVSYFEWVQNRLGYKWTKERVNRRSDRIMKDAFERVYKASIDYDVSLRIASYIVAIEKVAETYKLRGGY
- a CDS encoding phosphatidylserine decarboxylase family protein, which codes for MTIHREGYKMLLVLVTLLTVVNVAMRQVMPEMTILNDVVLAVSVVFFLLILQFFRNPIIRTAVNPNQIISSVDGKVVVIEEVEETEYFKDKRLQISVFMSPLNVHVNRNPVSGIVKYFKYHPGKYLVAWHPKSSTENERTTVVIENEAGVEVLFRQIAGALAKRIRWYIKEGDQVEQGKEFGFIKFGSRVDIFLPLNADVKVKIGDKTKGGKTVLAELS
- a CDS encoding MalY/PatB family protein; the encoded protein is MEYNFDEVISREETDTVKYGLREKLFGSKDVIPMWVADMDFRVPKEVQDALKARVEHPIFGYTIQSERCWESVVNWLERRHNWKVDQKELVFSPGIVPALSLLVHAFTKPEDKVLVFSPVYTPFFEAIKGNGRKVVPHHLQEVEGKYTIDFSVLEEQLSQGVKVMIVCNPHNPSGRMWTKPELQRLVELGKKYDTLIVSDEIHADLVLWGNKHTPMATVSEEAANRVITCMAPSKTFNLAGLNASYLVFKNETLQKQYRSVAGTLHLDFGGTMGTEAMIAAYTYGEEWLEQLLPYLERNISLVVNFIKEHIPEIKPMVPDATYLLWLDCRALGLDDVSLKQFMVEEAGIGLNEGRLFGEGGKGWQRMNLACPKSIVEKAMAQLKVAVEKRRIVSQ